One stretch of Astatotilapia calliptera chromosome 3, fAstCal1.2, whole genome shotgun sequence DNA includes these proteins:
- the prelid1b gene encoding PRELI domain containing 1b — translation MGRYFHSEVDIKSPWHQVLAAFWQRYPNPYSTHVLTEDVLYREVTSSNHLLSRRLLTKTNRLPGWAERVFSMHMARAVYVLEDSIVDPQAHTLITKTWNLNHNTLMTVVERCLFEENHGQPSWTKLRREAWISTAVYGLGRPIQEFGLARFKSNQAKAMRGLEYSLSKLQTSDQGESSEKQKPLPSQATPTPNQKPKQFV, via the exons ATGGGGAGGTATTTCCACAGCGAGGTGGACATTAAGAGCCCGTGGCATCAGGTGCTGGCTGCCTTCTGGCAGCGCTACCCAAACCCATACAG CACCCATGTACTCACGGAAGATGTCCTATACCGCGAGGtcacctccagcaaccacctgCTGTCCAGGCGACTGCTGACGAAGACCAACCGCCTGCCGGGCTGGGCGGAGCGGGTCTTCTCCATGCACATGGCTCGGGCGGTCTATGTCCTGGAAGATTCTATCGTGGACCCTCAGGCCCACACGCTCATCACCAAGACCTGGAACCTGAACCACAACACGCTGATG ACTGTTGTGGAGCGGTGTCTATTTGAAGAGAACCATGGTCAGCCATCTTGGACCAAATTGAGGAGGGAGGCCTGGATCTCCACAGCTGTATATGGACTGGGTCGACCCATACAG GAATTCGGTCTCGCCAGGTTTAAAAGTAACCAAGCTAAAGCCATGAGAGGGCTGGAGTACTCTCTCTCCAAGCTACAGA CTAGTGACCAGGGAGAGTCATCAGAGAAGCAAAAGCCCCTCCCATCACAAGCCACGCCGACCCCCAACCAGAAACCCAAACAGTTTGTCTGA